A region of Caldicoprobacter guelmensis DNA encodes the following proteins:
- a CDS encoding glycosyltransferase — MKYSFAFIGSVSTEKSLGGETLKNQLITKYLIENGIQVYVIDVEAYKPYTVRSRIALFLRILSVFLSRDIKSIIISKASPGAIKILKLAKCFNIFKKRIYYVVIGGTIVRKVRENPNLNKLLKAVTRIYVEGKTMARDLITLGIRNVEWLPNFKEIPEIREVKKRTPRIPVRAVFVSRMTREKGVLFLLECLDEINSQNVKITIDFYGPFENIEFKEMFFEKIRNSNYAFYQGVLDFQSENAYTKLAEYDLFIFPTCHVEEGFPGALIDAMIAGLPIVASDAGCNGEIVTDEIGYLFKTNDEENFKEVLLRVLVDPQQLVEKSDNSRKRAAVYEYRRVLSKLLSDILVDASK; from the coding sequence ATGAAATACAGCTTTGCCTTCATAGGTTCAGTCTCTACCGAAAAGAGCCTTGGTGGTGAGACCTTGAAGAATCAGCTTATTACCAAGTATCTTATTGAAAATGGAATTCAGGTGTATGTTATAGATGTTGAGGCATATAAACCTTACACGGTAAGAAGCAGAATTGCGCTCTTTCTAAGAATACTTAGTGTGTTTTTATCACGTGATATTAAAAGTATAATTATCTCAAAGGCTTCTCCAGGTGCTATAAAGATACTGAAATTAGCAAAGTGCTTCAATATCTTCAAAAAAAGGATTTACTATGTAGTAATTGGTGGAACTATAGTGAGAAAAGTTCGAGAGAACCCGAACTTGAATAAGCTCCTTAAGGCGGTTACGAGAATCTATGTTGAAGGGAAAACCATGGCGCGCGACCTTATCACATTGGGGATTAGGAATGTTGAATGGCTACCTAATTTCAAAGAGATTCCTGAAATAAGGGAAGTCAAGAAAAGAACTCCACGAATTCCCGTAAGGGCTGTTTTTGTCTCAAGAATGACTAGGGAAAAGGGTGTTTTATTCTTGTTGGAGTGTTTGGATGAAATAAATTCGCAGAATGTTAAAATTACTATAGATTTTTACGGCCCATTTGAAAATATCGAATTTAAAGAAATGTTTTTTGAAAAAATACGTAATTCGAATTATGCATTTTATCAAGGCGTGCTTGATTTCCAAAGTGAAAATGCATATACTAAACTAGCAGAATACGATCTTTTCATCTTTCCAACATGCCATGTGGAGGAAGGATTTCCAGGTGCTTTGATTGATGCAATGATAGCAGGTCTGCCTATTGTTGCATCTGATGCTGGGTGTAATGGAGAAATAGTTACTGATGAGATTGGCTATCTTTTTAAGACAAACGACGAGGAAAATTTTAAGGAGGTTCTTTTGAGGGTTCTTGTTGATCCTCAACAGTTGGTTGAGAAGTCAGATAACTCTAGGAAAAGGGCTGCTGTTTACGAGTATAGAAGGGTTCTGTCAAAGCTGCTGAGTGATATTCTGGTGGATGCTAGTAAATGA
- a CDS encoding O-antigen ligase family protein yields the protein MKLGFCYKDSFSTVFKFTAFVLIFFLCLYIRNVILSVAMLLILIAFEKSFFIAILLLLPIVETLMVFREGLTITKIFSILLLIYLVAHIIRWKKIHMTKGLGVIIVFLTWTVVGIFNHIVLFPDGAFSSWNYAQALYEGVIYAVSKIFFAMLIYIYLMDETQEELSQIMYFSSKSLTLGLIIVNIYFIFFGYEQFAWWSLTRVTFLGADPNEFACLLSALLPFSFWVFFSIEAVFWKIASLSSVILTIYSIILTLSRGGLLTLIFTLMVLFFLFLKKGRGKHYLLIFFLSLALVFLTQFIDISQVQARFSSTWIQNSLSKLTARRIDWWMAALEKWLERPIIGWGTSATMLQEWLNFEKYGIPTVLHSIYVEIILQLGIVGIGLFMLIIMKAIGGIPNILKQTSEIRSLHIIIPMISLLSVLFAGLSLSWEWKEFVWFLISISLAYTDKFTRVSCEY from the coding sequence ATGAAACTAGGGTTCTGCTATAAGGATAGCTTCTCAACAGTATTTAAGTTTACTGCATTTGTTTTAATTTTTTTTCTCTGTCTCTACATAAGAAACGTGATTCTTTCTGTAGCAATGCTTTTGATACTTATCGCGTTTGAGAAGAGTTTTTTTATTGCTATTTTATTGTTACTGCCGATTGTGGAAACTCTAATGGTTTTTAGAGAAGGTTTGACTATAACAAAGATCTTTTCAATATTATTGCTAATTTACTTGGTTGCTCATATAATAAGGTGGAAAAAGATTCACATGACCAAAGGACTAGGGGTGATAATAGTTTTCCTAACATGGACTGTGGTAGGAATATTTAATCATATAGTTTTATTTCCAGATGGTGCATTTTCTAGTTGGAATTATGCACAAGCACTATATGAAGGGGTCATCTATGCAGTTTCCAAAATTTTCTTTGCTATGCTAATATACATTTACCTTATGGATGAAACACAGGAGGAGCTTTCACAAATAATGTATTTTTCTTCCAAATCGCTTACGCTTGGACTCATAATAGTGAACATTTACTTTATATTTTTTGGTTATGAACAATTTGCATGGTGGTCTCTGACTCGGGTAACTTTTTTAGGAGCTGATCCGAATGAATTTGCATGTTTACTTTCTGCTCTTTTACCTTTTTCTTTTTGGGTTTTTTTCTCTATAGAGGCAGTGTTTTGGAAAATAGCTTCTCTTTCAAGTGTTATACTTACGATTTATTCTATAATTTTGACTTTGTCTAGAGGAGGATTGTTAACTCTTATCTTCACATTGATGGTCTTATTCTTCCTTTTTTTAAAGAAAGGCCGAGGAAAACACTACTTGTTGATATTTTTTCTTTCTCTCGCATTAGTTTTTCTGACGCAATTTATAGATATTTCGCAAGTTCAAGCAAGATTTTCTTCAACCTGGATACAGAATAGTCTGTCTAAGTTAACTGCGAGGAGGATAGATTGGTGGATGGCTGCATTGGAAAAATGGTTGGAGCGTCCGATAATTGGTTGGGGAACATCTGCGACCATGCTTCAAGAGTGGCTTAATTTTGAAAAATACGGTATACCAACTGTTCTACATAGTATTTATGTAGAAATAATATTACAATTAGGGATAGTTGGGATAGGTTTGTTTATGCTAATAATAATGAAAGCCATAGGTGGAATTCCTAATATACTTAAGCAGACTAGTGAGATTAGATCTTTGCACATTATCATACCAATGATTTCGCTTCTTTCGGTCCTGTTTGCCGGATTATCACTTTCGTGGGAATGGAAAGAATTTGTTTGGTTTCTTATCTCGATTAGTCTTGCGTACACTGATAAGTTCACAAGAGTTTCTTGTGAATACTAG
- a CDS encoding glycosyltransferase, whose translation MVIAVRIAHVISSCSPGGAEVFVKSLVLELKKQGLDVEIWVIYKVEDLPYNDEKAREFQISYVKELVENDVSVKFVERRFRKDWPRIKEKLNTFYEEFKPDVVHSHLETVTFHVVRSLFRKVPIVETIHNTVINYPYLHKWYINRRLSASVAISRKVREIVLKQLGIPEEKVYLIYNGIPLEKFRTLDRVFRKNVKNIIAVGRLEEQKDYPTLIVAFKILKDRLESEGREVPTLNIVGGGSLDCYLKEFASELGLEKYINFLGKRSDIPDILRESDVYVMSSLYEGLSIALIEAIASGLPVVATNAGSNDEIIDNGMNGLIVPTRDSEALAEALYLLVINPDLRQNFSRAASKKAETFSIKYCAQGHCRMYEEILKNGKRQIEHT comes from the coding sequence ATGGTGATTGCTGTGAGGATCGCACATGTCATTTCCTCGTGTAGTCCTGGAGGAGCGGAGGTATTTGTGAAATCACTTGTTTTAGAATTGAAAAAGCAAGGCTTAGATGTTGAAATATGGGTGATTTACAAAGTTGAAGACTTGCCATATAATGATGAGAAAGCAAGAGAATTTCAAATAAGTTATGTAAAGGAGCTTGTTGAAAATGATGTGAGTGTGAAATTTGTCGAAAGAAGGTTTAGGAAGGATTGGCCAAGAATAAAAGAAAAATTGAATACTTTTTATGAAGAGTTTAAGCCAGACGTTGTTCATTCGCATTTGGAAACCGTGACTTTTCACGTTGTGAGATCTCTTTTCAGAAAAGTTCCAATTGTTGAGACTATTCACAATACAGTAATTAATTATCCCTATCTGCATAAGTGGTATATAAATCGTAGACTGAGTGCTTCAGTTGCAATTTCTCGCAAAGTAAGGGAGATAGTACTAAAACAATTAGGTATTCCCGAAGAAAAAGTTTACCTAATTTACAATGGTATCCCACTTGAGAAATTTAGAACTCTGGATCGAGTGTTCAGAAAGAATGTTAAAAATATTATTGCTGTTGGAAGGCTTGAAGAACAAAAAGACTATCCTACATTAATTGTTGCTTTCAAAATCCTGAAGGACAGATTAGAGAGTGAAGGTCGTGAAGTTCCAACACTAAATATAGTAGGGGGAGGAAGCTTGGACTGTTATCTAAAAGAATTTGCCAGTGAATTGGGTTTGGAAAAATACATAAACTTTCTAGGAAAACGTAGTGATATACCGGATATTTTGAGAGAGAGTGATGTTTACGTTATGTCTTCACTTTATGAGGGTTTGTCGATAGCTTTAATAGAAGCTATTGCTTCTGGTCTTCCTGTAGTAGCAACGAATGCAGGGAGCAACGATGAAATCATCGATAACGGAATGAATGGATTGATAGTTCCCACCAGAGATAGTGAGGCACTAGCTGAAGCTTTGTATTTGCTGGTTATTAATCCTGATTTAAGGCAGAATTTTTCTCGAGCAGCCTCCAAAAAGGCTGAAACTTTTTCGATAAAGTATTGTGCGCAAGGTCACTGTAGGATGTATGAAGAAATTTTGAAAAATGGTAAGCGTCAAATAGAGCACACCTAA
- the tnpA gene encoding IS66 family insertion sequence element accessory protein TnpA yields MTHIERRQQWKARIEAYKASDLSAREFCRQHDITTRQLYYWLRKETLKEQTGNTVQWLSVSLNSQEDTSLSDFLTVKVGPDAIEVRQGFNEKLLLHVVKVLSALC; encoded by the coding sequence ATGACCCATATAGAGCGTAGGCAGCAATGGAAAGCTAGGATTGAAGCCTACAAAGCCAGCGACTTGTCTGCAAGGGAATTTTGCAGACAACACGACATAACTACGAGACAGCTGTACTACTGGCTAAGAAAAGAAACTTTAAAAGAACAGACTGGTAATACAGTACAATGGTTATCTGTTAGTTTAAACAGTCAAGAAGATACATCTTTAAGTGACTTTTTAACCGTAAAAGTGGGTCCTGATGCAATTGAGGTAAGGCAGGGTTTTAATGAGAAACTGCTGCTTCATGTAGTAAAGGTGTTGAGCGCTCTATGTTAG
- the tnpB gene encoding IS66 family insertion sequence element accessory protein TnpB yields MLGLASIQKVYLACGSTDMRKLIDSLAAIVQQSFASALLCSVTRAGTR; encoded by the coding sequence ATGTTAGGACTGGCCAGTATTCAAAAGGTTTATCTTGCGTGCGGTAGTACCGACATGCGGAAATTAATAGACTCCCTGGCGGCTATCGTACAGCAAAGCTTTGCAAGTGCTCTGTTGTGTTCTGTAACAAGAGCAGGGACAAGATAA
- a CDS encoding nucleotide sugar dehydrogenase, with product MSQPKICVIGLGYIGLPTSAIFATHGCKVIGVDVNEKIVNALNKGEITIEEPYLDIMVQAAVRSGNLIADTKPHEADAFIIAVPTPVTKDKKADMSYVVAATEAIVPYLRKGNMVILESTSPPGTVEELMVPILQKSGLKIGEELYVGHSPERVLPGKILWELVHNNRIIGGVNRVSAEKIRDLYKIFVNGEIYLTDVRTAEMCKVVENTFRDVNIALANELARICERMGINVWEVIELANKHPRVNIHQPGPGVGGHCLAVDPWFIVEKVPDLAKIIELSRKTNDSMPQHVLNRIDEILKDVEGVRRVSILGITYKPNIDDVRESPVIELIELMEKRGDYEIRVYDPYVKAHKYKAKDLIEVAEGSDLVVLAVHHDCFKHLPLDDMAKVMRNRNIFDTRNFLSKEEVESKGFRYILLGNGASR from the coding sequence ATGAGTCAGCCAAAAATATGTGTCATAGGTTTAGGTTATATAGGTTTGCCGACCAGTGCTATATTTGCAACCCACGGATGCAAGGTGATCGGGGTAGATGTAAATGAAAAAATCGTAAATGCTTTAAACAAGGGTGAGATTACAATCGAAGAACCGTATCTGGATATTATGGTACAGGCAGCCGTCAGGTCCGGAAACCTGATTGCCGATACCAAGCCTCACGAGGCTGATGCGTTTATTATAGCAGTTCCAACCCCCGTCACCAAGGATAAAAAAGCCGATATGAGCTATGTGGTTGCGGCTACAGAAGCCATTGTGCCTTATCTCCGAAAAGGAAACATGGTTATACTGGAGTCCACTTCACCTCCAGGAACGGTGGAAGAACTTATGGTACCTATACTGCAAAAGTCCGGTCTAAAAATAGGGGAGGAATTATATGTAGGACATTCTCCTGAGAGGGTCCTGCCGGGGAAGATACTGTGGGAACTGGTACATAATAACCGTATAATCGGGGGAGTAAACAGGGTTTCCGCTGAAAAAATACGGGATTTATATAAAATATTTGTTAACGGCGAAATATATTTAACTGATGTGAGAACGGCAGAGATGTGTAAGGTGGTGGAAAACACCTTCAGGGATGTAAACATTGCTCTTGCCAACGAACTGGCCAGAATATGTGAAAGGATGGGTATAAACGTCTGGGAAGTGATAGAGCTGGCCAACAAGCACCCGCGGGTGAACATTCATCAGCCCGGTCCGGGGGTGGGTGGACACTGCCTGGCGGTGGACCCGTGGTTTATAGTTGAAAAGGTTCCTGATCTGGCAAAAATTATAGAGCTTTCCAGGAAAACCAATGACAGCATGCCGCAGCATGTCCTAAACAGGATAGACGAAATTTTGAAGGATGTCGAGGGCGTAAGAAGAGTATCGATTCTGGGTATAACATATAAGCCCAACATAGACGACGTGAGGGAGAGCCCTGTTATTGAACTGATAGAACTGATGGAGAAAAGAGGGGACTATGAAATCCGGGTATACGACCCTTATGTAAAGGCCCATAAATATAAGGCAAAGGATTTGATTGAAGTGGCGGAGGGAAGCGACTTGGTGGTGCTGGCCGTGCATCACGACTGTTTTAAACATTTGCCGCTTGATGACATGGCGAAGGTTATGAGAAACAGGAACATCTTTGACACGAGAAATTTCTTAAGCAAAGAAGAGGTTGAAAGCAAAGGCTTCAGGTATATATTGCTGGGTAATGGGGCAAGCAGGTAA
- the wecB gene encoding non-hydrolyzing UDP-N-acetylglucosamine 2-epimerase: MNIKVLTIFGTRPEAIKMAPLVKKLEQEPLIKSYVCVTAQHREMLDQVLEIFNIKPDYDLNIMQHRQSLVSITTKALEGLYKVINELKPDIVLVHGDTSTTLAGALAAFYNKVPVGHVEAGLRTYDKYSPYPEEMNRMLTADIAEMHFAPTVRNKQNLIRENITQGIYVTGNTVIDALKYTVVSDYTFRASTLKGIDFSKGRYVLLTAHRRENLGEPLENICRAVKRLIQDFDDVHIIYPVHLNPAVWETVNSILGGTERVYLIDPVDVQDMHNLMARCYMVMTDSGGLQEEAPALGKPVLVLRTETERPEAIEAGTVKLAGVVEDDIYNMAVELLTNKEVYESMARAVNPYGDGKASERIVKAILHKFGFGEKPEEFGI; this comes from the coding sequence ATGAATATAAAAGTCTTAACCATATTCGGTACAAGGCCCGAAGCAATAAAGATGGCGCCACTTGTAAAGAAATTGGAGCAAGAACCTCTTATAAAGAGCTATGTTTGCGTTACAGCACAGCACAGGGAAATGCTCGACCAGGTGCTGGAGATATTCAATATAAAGCCCGATTACGATTTGAACATCATGCAGCACAGACAGAGCCTTGTAAGCATAACTACAAAGGCTCTGGAAGGTTTGTATAAGGTTATAAACGAGCTGAAACCCGATATTGTTCTGGTGCACGGTGATACATCCACCACACTGGCAGGAGCCTTGGCAGCGTTTTACAACAAAGTCCCTGTGGGGCATGTGGAAGCGGGGCTCCGGACATACGATAAATATTCTCCGTATCCCGAAGAGATGAACAGAATGCTTACCGCCGATATTGCCGAGATGCACTTTGCTCCAACCGTTAGAAATAAACAAAACCTCATAAGGGAAAATATTACGCAGGGAATTTATGTGACGGGCAACACAGTTATAGATGCGTTGAAATATACCGTTGTATCTGATTATACATTCAGAGCTTCAACCCTCAAAGGCATTGATTTTTCAAAAGGGAGGTATGTCTTGCTGACCGCACACAGGAGGGAAAACCTGGGTGAGCCGCTTGAAAACATCTGCAGAGCAGTAAAGAGGCTTATACAGGATTTTGATGATGTGCATATTATTTACCCTGTGCATTTAAATCCCGCCGTCTGGGAAACGGTTAATTCAATTTTAGGGGGTACCGAGAGGGTTTATCTGATAGACCCGGTTGATGTGCAGGACATGCACAATTTGATGGCCAGGTGTTATATGGTTATGACCGATTCGGGAGGTTTGCAAGAGGAAGCTCCGGCCCTTGGGAAGCCGGTTTTGGTATTGAGGACCGAGACCGAGAGGCCGGAAGCGATAGAGGCTGGGACTGTGAAATTGGCTGGAGTTGTTGAGGATGACATATATAATATGGCTGTTGAGCTTTTGACAAATAAAGAGGTATATGAATCAATGGCAAGAGCAGTAAATCCATATGGTGACGGTAAAGCTTCTGAAAGGATAGTTAAAGCCATATTACATAAATTTGGCTTTGGTGAAAAGCCAGAGGAGTTTGGTATATAA